The proteins below are encoded in one region of Parus major isolate Abel chromosome 7, Parus_major1.1, whole genome shotgun sequence:
- the MAP2 gene encoding microtubule-associated protein 2 isoform X31, with product MAEDRKDEAKAPHWTSGQLTEASSHPHSPEIKDQGGASAGLVRSANGFPYQEIEELRLGSHEQPGTYAQTKENGINGELSSGNRETAEEVSARIVQVVTAEAVAVLKGEQEKEAQHKDQPGSLPLAVEESANLPPSPPPSPASEQTGVLEEATKMKFRVQEGTCPFAAEPLDTKQRESGKDNKTVEQPKYDALVPQSAKTEAADKKDSESKDKEKMLSPPSEWILKTDSQKKEEASFAEPAAKPPAHPEKEHLSSQLPEESRVEERTAGVPSSTNQVMAIKFQDNLKDIQGGAISHGESSVLLPEPKAEAAKSELPSGPSPVLPQELSLKDGFKPHQEPTDQLFAKDLSKDEQIHRDRTFALQEVSAATVDGLKTPSTPKTPAWGEEKDMTKDESDEEERYDFCDKEEARILDYGKTPTKTEVKTLSLDKTDLQKDGEAKKSPDSLKAEKEMDQSGLSAAADVKKEAQQSTQVPSAKLSHELTLEKTVEHPDTTQLSRVTEKAPEAPGLTTEKTPTLEASQEKGVKKDTEEDKTSVSAPHQMKEEEDQSGMSKYFETSALKEEAFKADSLKQSSDYYELSDTKESKYEPYQRGRLIPEDEEEEEEEEFEAELSQQQNVHTREMGYSTLAQSYTPDTSEEPSSPTERMFTIDPKVYGDKRELHSKNKDDLTLSRSLGLGGRSAIEQRSMSINLPMSCLDSIALGFSFGRAHDLSPLASDILTNTSGSMDEGDDYLPATTPALEKAPCFPIESREEDEHIEEEKVMVEENVQPETSAEPSFQAKDYYKNGAVLAPDLPEMLDLAGTRSRLASVSADAEGAQKKSAPSDTVVEDSSTALPPVTNENHVILKAESQLEDLGYCVFNKYTVPLPSPVQDSENLTSETCPFYEGTDEKLRRGLAPDLSLIEVKLAAAEKSKEGFLSEKDLGQHGESLLVREFEEEKKEKLDTVLEKSEYQVDSKEVCPVKEAEPEKTSAEAVLERKEESVASKVHLPADSICDRISASEISIEKDSVCLLMEKEKTLSVVPEIAEIEAPIKPDYNAIKHDMEVAAMRAGQEYQSKLDTKISEVVSLPLGKDKTSLKRAEPEPKDTQQKEETTFSREAKEADVLSKTEPSYVKDITKLSETEIKEKVTKPDLVHQEAVDKEESYESSGEHDQAQESLNGESVKAEDIKAEHPKPPMSGEEMPTQLPAKETSVELLFPKTESLQEEPAEIQMESIPQLVEGAEETLDRAVKPMETQKLLPCELAAGAPEEKEYEEEEMEAAQEAKEEDKQYLVSEMPPDFGKPAAEEMGAKGSPEALPELKGIIESVVTVEDDFITVVQTTVDEGESASHSVRFAATQQEDIETGDSQAEEELDVEEVEVEPKEGSREAPASPQREEILLTNYKTETCDDYKDETTIDDSIMDTDSLWADTQDDDRSIMTEQLETVPKEEKAERELRRSSLDKHKKEKPFKTGRGRISTPERKIAKKEPSTLSRDEVRRKKVYKKAELAKKTEVQAHSPSRKIILKPAIKYTRPTHLSCVKRKQTAAGGETNQAPAVFKQAKEKLSDGVSKSPEKRSSLPRPSSILPPRRGVSGDRDREENSLSLTTSLSSSVRRTTRSEPIRSRTGKSGTSTPTTPGSTAITPGTPPSYASRTPGTPGTPSYSRTPHTPGTPKSAILVPTEKKVAIIRTPPKSPATPKQLRVINQPLPDLKNVRSKIGSTDNIKYQPKGGQVQIVTKKIDLSHVTSKCGSLKNIHHKPGGGRVKIESVKLDFKEKAQAKVGSLENAHHVPGGGNVKIDSQKLNFREHAKARVDHGAEIITQSPGRSSMASPRRLSNVSSSGSINLLESPQLATLAEDVTAALAKQGL from the exons CCACGAAGATGAAATTCCGTGTCCAGGAGGGCACATGCCCTTTTGCAGCAGAACCATTAGACACAAAGCAACGTGAATCTGGGAAAGACAATAAGACTGTTGAGCAACCTAAATATGATGCCTTAGTTCCACAGTCAGCAAAAACAGAGGCTGCAGATAAAAAGGATTCAGAGagcaaagacaaagaaaaaatgctttcacCTCCTTCAGAATGGATCTTGAAAACTGATTcacaaaagaaagaggaagcCAGTTTTGCAGAACCTGCTGCTAAGCCTCCTGCTCACCCAGAAAAAGAGCATTTGTCATCTCAACTGCCTGAAGAGAGCAGGGTGGAAGAAAGGACTGCAGGTGTGCCCTCATCAACCAACCAAGTTATGGCTATCAAATTCCAAGACAACCTCAAAGATATCCAAGGTGGTGCCATCAGCCATGGTGAAAGTTCTGTATTGCTACCAGAACCCAAGGCAGAAGCAGCCAAAAGTGAACTTCCTTCAGGTCCATCTCCTGTTCTACCCCAGGAGCTTTCACTCAAAGATGGTTTCAAACCACATCAGGAACCCACTGACCAACTGTTTGCCAAAGATCTCAGTAAAGATGAACAGATCCACAGAGACAGGACATTTGCTCTACAAGAAGTCTCAGCAGCAACTGTAGATGGATTGAAAACTCCAAGCACCCCAAAAACCCCTGcatggggagaggagaaggacaTGACTAAGGATGAGAGCGATGAGGAAGAAAGGTATGACTTCTGTGATAAAGAGGAGGCTCGAATATTAGATTATGGTAAAACTCCCACAAAAACAGAAGTTAAGACACTTTCCCTAGACAAAACAGACCTTCAAAAGGATGGTGAAGCTAAAAAATCACCTGATAGtctcaaagcagaaaaagaaatggacCAAAGtgggctctcagcagcagcagatgtgaaAAAGGAGGCACAGCAAAGCACACAGGTACCCTCAGCTAAGTTAAGCCATGAACTGACCCTTGAGAAAACAGTAGAGCACCCTGATACCACTCAGTTATCCAGGGTAACAGAGAAAGCCCCTGAAGCACCTGGTTTAACCACTGAGAAGACTCCTACTCTTGAAGCTTCTCAAGAGAAAGGTGTTAAAAAAGATACTGAGGAGGATAAGACAAGTGTTTCAGCTCCTCATCAAATGAAAGAAGAGGAGGATCAGTCAGGAATGTCGAAGTATTTTGAAACCTCTGCTCTGAAAGAGGAAGCCTTCAAAGCAGATAGTCTGAAACAAAGCAGTGATTACTATGAGCTAAGTGACACTAAAGAGAGTAAATATGAGCCTTATCAGAGAGGTCGTCTAATACCTgaagatgaagaggaggaggaggaggaagaatttGAGGCAGAATTGAGTCAGCAGCAGAATGTGCATACTCGTGAAATGGGGTACAGTACCCTGGCTCAGAGCTATACACCAGACACATCTGAAGAACCCAGTTCTCCAACAGAAAGAATGTTCACTATTGACCCCAAAGTCTATGGGGATAAGAGAGAActtcacagtaaaaataaagatgacCTAACTCTAAGCAGGAGCTTGGGACTTGGGGGGAGATCTGCAATTGAACAGAGAAGTATGTCTATTAACTTGCCCATGTCCTGTCTGGATTCGATAGCCCTAGGCTTTAGTTTTGGTCGCGCACATGATCTTTCTCCCCTCGCTTCAGATATTCTAACTAACACTAGTGGAAGTATGGATGAAGGTGATGACTACTTGCCAGCAACCACACCAGCACTGGAGAAGGCCCCCTGTTTCCCCATtgaaagcagagaggaagaTGAACacatagaagaagaaaaagtaatggTAGAAGAAAATGTCCAGCCTGAGACCTCAGCTGAACCATCTTTCCAGGCCAAAGACTACTACAAAAATGGGGCTGTCCTGGCTCCTGACCTGCCTGAAATGTTGGATTTGGCAGGGACAAGATCTAGATTAGCCTCTGTGAGTGCAGATGCTGAGGGGGCACAGAAGAAGTCAGCTCCTTCTGACACTGTTGTGgaagacagcagcacagccctgccacctGTGACAAACGAAAACCATGTAATTCTAAAAGCTGAAAGTCAGCTGGAAGACTTGGGCTACTGTGTTTTCAATAAATACACAGTACCACTCCCTTCTCCAGTTCAGGACAGTGAGAATTTAACAAGTGAAACCTGTCCCTTCTACGAAGGCACAGATGAAAAACTGAGACGTGGCCTTGCTCCTGACTTGTCTTTAATAGAAGTgaagctggcagctgctgaaaaaTCGAAAGAAGGCTTCCTCAGTGAAAAAGACTTAGGGCAGCATGGTGAGTCCCTTCTGGTGAGGGAGtttgaggaggagaaaaaagagaaactggaTACTGTGCTAGAAAAAAGTGAATATCAAGTTGACTCTAAGGAAGTCTGTCCTGTTAAAGAAGCAGAACCAGAGAAGACGAGTGCTGAGGCAgtgttagaaagaaaagaagaaagtgtGGCTAGTAAAGTTCATTTACCTGCTGATTCAATCTGTGAcagaatttctgcttcagaGATATCAATCGAAAAGgattctgtttgtttgttgatggagaaggagaagaCTCTTAGTGTTGTTCCTGAAATAGCTGAGATAGAAGCTCCAATTAAGCCAGATTACAATGCTATTAAGCATGACATGGAGGTGGCTGCAATGAGAGCTGGCCAAGAATATCAGAGTAAGTTAGACACTAAGATTAGTGAGgttgtttctcttcctttagGGAAAGACAAAACCTCTCTTAAAAGAGCAGAGCCTGAACCCAAAGACACTCAGCAGAAAGAGGAGACCACCTTCTCCAGAGAAGCAAAGGAGGCAGATGTACTTTCCAAGACCGAGCCTAGTTACGTGAAGGACATCACCAAActgtcagaaacagaaattaaggaaaaagtaACTAAGCCAGATCTGGTGCATCAAGAGGCAGTTGATAAGGAGGAATCTTATGAATCTAGTGGAGAGCATGATCAAGCCCAAGAAAGTTTGAATGGAGAATCTGTGAAAGCAGAGGATATCAAAGCAGAACATCCAAAACCTCCCATGTCTGGGGAAGAGATGCCTACACAGTTACCAGCAAAGGAGACTTCTGTGGAGCTCCTCTTTCCAAAAACTGAGTCTCTCCAGGAGGAGCCTGCTGAGATTCAGATGGAAAGCATACCACAACTTGTAGAAGGAGCTGAAGAGACTCTGGATAGAGCTGTGAAACCTATGGAAACCCAAAAGCTGCTGCCTTGTGAACTGGCAGCTGGAGCCCCAGAAGAGAAAGAATATGAGGAGGAAGAGATGGAAGCAGCGcaagaagcaaaagaagagGATAAACAGTACCTTGTATCAGAAATGCCCCCAGACTTTGGCAAGCCTGCTGCAGAAGAAATGGGAGCCAAGGGTAGCCCAGAAGCACTGCCTGAACTGAAAGGCATTATTGAGTCAGTGGTGACGGTGGAGGATGACTTTATCACAGTGGTGCAGACAACAGTTGATGAGGGTGAATCTGCTTCTCACAGCGTGCGCTTTGCTGCTACTCAGCAGGAAGACATTGAAACAGGAGACTCCCAGGCTGAAGAGGAGCTAGATGTGGAAGAAGTGGAAGTTGAGCCCAAGGAGGGCTCCCGAGAGGCTCCTGCTTCACCccagagagaagaaatcctGCTCACTAACTACAAAACAGAGACGTGTGACGATTACAAAGATGAAACAACAATTGATGACTCCATCATGGACACAGACAGTCTCTGGGCAGACACTCAAG ATGATGATAGGAGCATCATGACTGAACAGTTAGAGACTGTTCctaaagaggagaaagcagagagagaatTGCGAAGATCATCTCTTGATAAgcataaaaaagagaaaccttttAAAACTGGGAGAGGCAGGATTTCTACTCCTGAAAGGAAAATAGCTAAAAAGGAACCTAGCACACTCTCCAGAGATgaagtgagaaggaaaaaag TGTATAAGAAAGCTGAACTTGCTAAAAAAACTGAAGTTCAGGCCCACTCTCCctccaggaaaataattttaaaacctgcTATCAAATATACTAGACCAACTCATCTCTCCTGTGTTAAACGGAAGCAGACAG CAGCAGGTGGTGAAACAAACCAGGCTCCTGCTGTATTTaaacaagcaaaggaaaaactcTCA GATGGAGTAAGCAAGAGCCCCGAGAAGCGTTCATCTCTACCAAGACCTTCCTCCATCCTTCCTCCTCGACGAGGCGTGTCCGGAGACCGAGACAGAGAGGAGAACTCCCTCTCCCTCACaacttctctctcctcttcagTACGACGGACTACCC GATCAGAGCCAATTCGTAGCAGAACGGGAAAAAGTGGAACTTCTACCCCCACTACTCCTGGTTCCACTGCCATCACTCCAGGGACACCACCAAGCTATGCCTCCCGTACCCCAGGCACTCCAGGGACACCCAGTTACTCCAGAACTCCCCACACTCCTGGGACTCCCAAATCTGCAATACTGGTACCTACTGAGAAAAAAGTTGCCATAATTCGCACTCCTCCTAAATCTCCAGCCACTCCAAAGCAGCTACGAGTTATCAATCAGCCTCTACCTGACCTCAAGAATGTCAGGTCCAAAATTGGGTCAACAGATAATATCAAATACCAGCCTAAAGGAGGGCAG GTACAAATTGTAACCAAGAAGATCGACTTGAGTCATGTGACTTCCAAGTGTGGCTCGCTCAAGAATATCCACCACAAGCCAG gAGGTGGGCGTGTGAAAATTGAGAGTGTGAAACTGGATTTCAAAGAGAAAGCTCAGGCTAAAGTTGGCTCACTGGAAAATGCCCACCATGTACCTGGTGGTGGTAATGTCAAG ATTGACAGCCAAAAGCTGAACTTCAGAGAGCACGCCAAGGCCCGTGTTGATCACGGGGCTGAGATCATCACGCAGTCACCGGGCAGGTCCAGCATGGCCTCGCCGCGCAGACTCAGCAACGTCTCCTCCTCTGGAAGCATCAACCTGCTTGAATCTCCCCAGCTTGCTACCCTTGCTGAAGATGTCACAGCAGCCCTTGCCAAGCAGGGGTTATGA
- the MAP2 gene encoding microtubule-associated protein 2 isoform X30, producing the protein MAEDRKDEAKAPHWTSGQLTEASSHPHSPEIKDQGGASAGLVRSANGFPYQEIEELRLGSHEQPGTYAQTKENGINGELSSGNRETAEEVSARIVQVVTAEAVAVLKGEQEKEAQHKDQPGSLPLVEESANLPPSPPPSPASEQTGVLEEATKMKFRVQEGTCPFAAEPLDTKQRESGKDNKTVEQPKYDALVPQSAKTEAADKKDSESKDKEKMLSPPSEWILKTDSQKKEEASFAEPAAKPPAHPEKEHLSSQLPEESRVEERTAGVPSSTNQVMAIKFQDNLKDIQGGAISHGESSVLLPEPKAEAAKSELPSGPSPVLPQELSLKDGFKPHQEPTDQLFAKDLSKDEQIHRDRTFALQEVSAATVDGLKTPSTPKTPAWGEEKDMTKDESDEEERYDFCDKEEARILDYGKTPTKTEVKTLSLDKTDLQKDGEAKKSPDSLKAEKEMDQSGLSAAADVKKEAQQSTQVPSAKLSHELTLEKTVEHPDTTQLSRVTEKAPEAPGLTTEKTPTLEASQEKGVKKDTEEDKTSVSAPHQMKEEEDQSGMSKYFETSALKEEAFKADSLKQSSDYYELSDTKESKYEPYQRGRLIPEDEEEEEEEEFEAELSQQQNVHTREMGYSTLAQSYTPDTSEEPSSPTERMFTIDPKVYGDKRELHSKNKDDLTLSRSLGLGGRSAIEQRSMSINLPMSCLDSIALGFSFGRAHDLSPLASDILTNTSGSMDEGDDYLPATTPALEKAPCFPIESREEDEHIEEEKVMVEENVQPETSAEPSFQAKDYYKNGAVLAPDLPEMLDLAGTRSRLASVSADAEGAQKKSAPSDTVVEDSSTALPPVTNENHVILKAESQLEDLGYCVFNKYTVPLPSPVQDSENLTSETCPFYEGTDEKLRRGLAPDLSLIEVKLAAAEKSKEGFLSEKDLGQHGESLLVREFEEEKKEKLDTVLEKSEYQVDSKEVCPVKEAEPEKTSAEAVLERKEESVASKVHLPADSICDRISASEISIEKDSVCLLMEKEKTLSVVPEIAEIEAPIKPDYNAIKHDMEVAAMRAGQEYQSKLDTKISEVVSLPLGKDKTSLKRAEPEPKDTQQKEETTFSREAKEADVLSKTEPSYVKDITKLSETEIKEKVTKPDLVHQEAVDKEESYESSGEHDQAQESLNGESVKAEDIKAEHPKPPMSGEEMPTQLPAKETSVELLFPKTESLQEEPAEIQMESIPQLVEGAEETLDRAVKPMETQKLLPCELAAGAPEEKEYEEEEMEAAQEAKEEDKQYLVSEMPPDFGKPAAEEMGAKGSPEALPELKGIIESVVTVEDDFITVVQTTVDEGESASHSVRFAATQQEDIETGDSQAEEELDVEEVEVEPKEGSREAPASPQREEILLTNYKTETCDDYKDETTIDDSIMDTDSLWADTQDDDRSIMTEQLETVPKEEKAERELRRSSLDKHKKEKPFKTGRGRISTPERKIAKKEPSTLSRDEVRRKKAVYKKAELAKKTEVQAHSPSRKIILKPAIKYTRPTHLSCVKRKQTAAGGETNQAPAVFKQAKEKLSDGVSKSPEKRSSLPRPSSILPPRRGVSGDRDREENSLSLTTSLSSSVRRTTRSEPIRSRTGKSGTSTPTTPGSTAITPGTPPSYASRTPGTPGTPSYSRTPHTPGTPKSAILVPTEKKVAIIRTPPKSPATPKQLRVINQPLPDLKNVRSKIGSTDNIKYQPKGGQVQIVTKKIDLSHVTSKCGSLKNIHHKPGGGRVKIESVKLDFKEKAQAKVGSLENAHHVPGGGNVKIDSQKLNFREHAKARVDHGAEIITQSPGRSSMASPRRLSNVSSSGSINLLESPQLATLAEDVTAALAKQGL; encoded by the exons CCACGAAGATGAAATTCCGTGTCCAGGAGGGCACATGCCCTTTTGCAGCAGAACCATTAGACACAAAGCAACGTGAATCTGGGAAAGACAATAAGACTGTTGAGCAACCTAAATATGATGCCTTAGTTCCACAGTCAGCAAAAACAGAGGCTGCAGATAAAAAGGATTCAGAGagcaaagacaaagaaaaaatgctttcacCTCCTTCAGAATGGATCTTGAAAACTGATTcacaaaagaaagaggaagcCAGTTTTGCAGAACCTGCTGCTAAGCCTCCTGCTCACCCAGAAAAAGAGCATTTGTCATCTCAACTGCCTGAAGAGAGCAGGGTGGAAGAAAGGACTGCAGGTGTGCCCTCATCAACCAACCAAGTTATGGCTATCAAATTCCAAGACAACCTCAAAGATATCCAAGGTGGTGCCATCAGCCATGGTGAAAGTTCTGTATTGCTACCAGAACCCAAGGCAGAAGCAGCCAAAAGTGAACTTCCTTCAGGTCCATCTCCTGTTCTACCCCAGGAGCTTTCACTCAAAGATGGTTTCAAACCACATCAGGAACCCACTGACCAACTGTTTGCCAAAGATCTCAGTAAAGATGAACAGATCCACAGAGACAGGACATTTGCTCTACAAGAAGTCTCAGCAGCAACTGTAGATGGATTGAAAACTCCAAGCACCCCAAAAACCCCTGcatggggagaggagaaggacaTGACTAAGGATGAGAGCGATGAGGAAGAAAGGTATGACTTCTGTGATAAAGAGGAGGCTCGAATATTAGATTATGGTAAAACTCCCACAAAAACAGAAGTTAAGACACTTTCCCTAGACAAAACAGACCTTCAAAAGGATGGTGAAGCTAAAAAATCACCTGATAGtctcaaagcagaaaaagaaatggacCAAAGtgggctctcagcagcagcagatgtgaaAAAGGAGGCACAGCAAAGCACACAGGTACCCTCAGCTAAGTTAAGCCATGAACTGACCCTTGAGAAAACAGTAGAGCACCCTGATACCACTCAGTTATCCAGGGTAACAGAGAAAGCCCCTGAAGCACCTGGTTTAACCACTGAGAAGACTCCTACTCTTGAAGCTTCTCAAGAGAAAGGTGTTAAAAAAGATACTGAGGAGGATAAGACAAGTGTTTCAGCTCCTCATCAAATGAAAGAAGAGGAGGATCAGTCAGGAATGTCGAAGTATTTTGAAACCTCTGCTCTGAAAGAGGAAGCCTTCAAAGCAGATAGTCTGAAACAAAGCAGTGATTACTATGAGCTAAGTGACACTAAAGAGAGTAAATATGAGCCTTATCAGAGAGGTCGTCTAATACCTgaagatgaagaggaggaggaggaggaagaatttGAGGCAGAATTGAGTCAGCAGCAGAATGTGCATACTCGTGAAATGGGGTACAGTACCCTGGCTCAGAGCTATACACCAGACACATCTGAAGAACCCAGTTCTCCAACAGAAAGAATGTTCACTATTGACCCCAAAGTCTATGGGGATAAGAGAGAActtcacagtaaaaataaagatgacCTAACTCTAAGCAGGAGCTTGGGACTTGGGGGGAGATCTGCAATTGAACAGAGAAGTATGTCTATTAACTTGCCCATGTCCTGTCTGGATTCGATAGCCCTAGGCTTTAGTTTTGGTCGCGCACATGATCTTTCTCCCCTCGCTTCAGATATTCTAACTAACACTAGTGGAAGTATGGATGAAGGTGATGACTACTTGCCAGCAACCACACCAGCACTGGAGAAGGCCCCCTGTTTCCCCATtgaaagcagagaggaagaTGAACacatagaagaagaaaaagtaatggTAGAAGAAAATGTCCAGCCTGAGACCTCAGCTGAACCATCTTTCCAGGCCAAAGACTACTACAAAAATGGGGCTGTCCTGGCTCCTGACCTGCCTGAAATGTTGGATTTGGCAGGGACAAGATCTAGATTAGCCTCTGTGAGTGCAGATGCTGAGGGGGCACAGAAGAAGTCAGCTCCTTCTGACACTGTTGTGgaagacagcagcacagccctgccacctGTGACAAACGAAAACCATGTAATTCTAAAAGCTGAAAGTCAGCTGGAAGACTTGGGCTACTGTGTTTTCAATAAATACACAGTACCACTCCCTTCTCCAGTTCAGGACAGTGAGAATTTAACAAGTGAAACCTGTCCCTTCTACGAAGGCACAGATGAAAAACTGAGACGTGGCCTTGCTCCTGACTTGTCTTTAATAGAAGTgaagctggcagctgctgaaaaaTCGAAAGAAGGCTTCCTCAGTGAAAAAGACTTAGGGCAGCATGGTGAGTCCCTTCTGGTGAGGGAGtttgaggaggagaaaaaagagaaactggaTACTGTGCTAGAAAAAAGTGAATATCAAGTTGACTCTAAGGAAGTCTGTCCTGTTAAAGAAGCAGAACCAGAGAAGACGAGTGCTGAGGCAgtgttagaaagaaaagaagaaagtgtGGCTAGTAAAGTTCATTTACCTGCTGATTCAATCTGTGAcagaatttctgcttcagaGATATCAATCGAAAAGgattctgtttgtttgttgatggagaaggagaagaCTCTTAGTGTTGTTCCTGAAATAGCTGAGATAGAAGCTCCAATTAAGCCAGATTACAATGCTATTAAGCATGACATGGAGGTGGCTGCAATGAGAGCTGGCCAAGAATATCAGAGTAAGTTAGACACTAAGATTAGTGAGgttgtttctcttcctttagGGAAAGACAAAACCTCTCTTAAAAGAGCAGAGCCTGAACCCAAAGACACTCAGCAGAAAGAGGAGACCACCTTCTCCAGAGAAGCAAAGGAGGCAGATGTACTTTCCAAGACCGAGCCTAGTTACGTGAAGGACATCACCAAActgtcagaaacagaaattaaggaaaaagtaACTAAGCCAGATCTGGTGCATCAAGAGGCAGTTGATAAGGAGGAATCTTATGAATCTAGTGGAGAGCATGATCAAGCCCAAGAAAGTTTGAATGGAGAATCTGTGAAAGCAGAGGATATCAAAGCAGAACATCCAAAACCTCCCATGTCTGGGGAAGAGATGCCTACACAGTTACCAGCAAAGGAGACTTCTGTGGAGCTCCTCTTTCCAAAAACTGAGTCTCTCCAGGAGGAGCCTGCTGAGATTCAGATGGAAAGCATACCACAACTTGTAGAAGGAGCTGAAGAGACTCTGGATAGAGCTGTGAAACCTATGGAAACCCAAAAGCTGCTGCCTTGTGAACTGGCAGCTGGAGCCCCAGAAGAGAAAGAATATGAGGAGGAAGAGATGGAAGCAGCGcaagaagcaaaagaagagGATAAACAGTACCTTGTATCAGAAATGCCCCCAGACTTTGGCAAGCCTGCTGCAGAAGAAATGGGAGCCAAGGGTAGCCCAGAAGCACTGCCTGAACTGAAAGGCATTATTGAGTCAGTGGTGACGGTGGAGGATGACTTTATCACAGTGGTGCAGACAACAGTTGATGAGGGTGAATCTGCTTCTCACAGCGTGCGCTTTGCTGCTACTCAGCAGGAAGACATTGAAACAGGAGACTCCCAGGCTGAAGAGGAGCTAGATGTGGAAGAAGTGGAAGTTGAGCCCAAGGAGGGCTCCCGAGAGGCTCCTGCTTCACCccagagagaagaaatcctGCTCACTAACTACAAAACAGAGACGTGTGACGATTACAAAGATGAAACAACAATTGATGACTCCATCATGGACACAGACAGTCTCTGGGCAGACACTCAAG ATGATGATAGGAGCATCATGACTGAACAGTTAGAGACTGTTCctaaagaggagaaagcagagagagaatTGCGAAGATCATCTCTTGATAAgcataaaaaagagaaaccttttAAAACTGGGAGAGGCAGGATTTCTACTCCTGAAAGGAAAATAGCTAAAAAGGAACCTAGCACACTCTCCAGAGATgaagtgagaaggaaaaaag CAGTGTATAAGAAAGCTGAACTTGCTAAAAAAACTGAAGTTCAGGCCCACTCTCCctccaggaaaataattttaaaacctgcTATCAAATATACTAGACCAACTCATCTCTCCTGTGTTAAACGGAAGCAGACAG CAGCAGGTGGTGAAACAAACCAGGCTCCTGCTGTATTTaaacaagcaaaggaaaaactcTCA GATGGAGTAAGCAAGAGCCCCGAGAAGCGTTCATCTCTACCAAGACCTTCCTCCATCCTTCCTCCTCGACGAGGCGTGTCCGGAGACCGAGACAGAGAGGAGAACTCCCTCTCCCTCACaacttctctctcctcttcagTACGACGGACTACCC GATCAGAGCCAATTCGTAGCAGAACGGGAAAAAGTGGAACTTCTACCCCCACTACTCCTGGTTCCACTGCCATCACTCCAGGGACACCACCAAGCTATGCCTCCCGTACCCCAGGCACTCCAGGGACACCCAGTTACTCCAGAACTCCCCACACTCCTGGGACTCCCAAATCTGCAATACTGGTACCTACTGAGAAAAAAGTTGCCATAATTCGCACTCCTCCTAAATCTCCAGCCACTCCAAAGCAGCTACGAGTTATCAATCAGCCTCTACCTGACCTCAAGAATGTCAGGTCCAAAATTGGGTCAACAGATAATATCAAATACCAGCCTAAAGGAGGGCAG GTACAAATTGTAACCAAGAAGATCGACTTGAGTCATGTGACTTCCAAGTGTGGCTCGCTCAAGAATATCCACCACAAGCCAG gAGGTGGGCGTGTGAAAATTGAGAGTGTGAAACTGGATTTCAAAGAGAAAGCTCAGGCTAAAGTTGGCTCACTGGAAAATGCCCACCATGTACCTGGTGGTGGTAATGTCAAG ATTGACAGCCAAAAGCTGAACTTCAGAGAGCACGCCAAGGCCCGTGTTGATCACGGGGCTGAGATCATCACGCAGTCACCGGGCAGGTCCAGCATGGCCTCGCCGCGCAGACTCAGCAACGTCTCCTCCTCTGGAAGCATCAACCTGCTTGAATCTCCCCAGCTTGCTACCCTTGCTGAAGATGTCACAGCAGCCCTTGCCAAGCAGGGGTTATGA